In Acidiphilium acidophilum, one genomic interval encodes:
- a CDS encoding GNAT family N-acetyltransferase codes for MDIRPATTDDLPACQAIYAHHVLEGTGSFDEVPPSLEAMTARYRQIVEAGRSWLVAEDETGLLGFAYYDQYRPRTAYRFTAENSVYVREDVRGQGVGKALVARLIRDARSSGFRQMLAVIGDSENIGSIGVHASLGFQRVGTMRDVGFKFGRWLDVIVMQRNLDEDG; via the coding sequence ATGGACATCCGTCCCGCAACGACCGACGACCTGCCGGCATGTCAGGCGATTTATGCCCATCACGTGCTGGAAGGCACCGGCAGTTTCGACGAGGTGCCCCCATCGCTGGAAGCCATGACGGCCCGGTACCGGCAGATCGTCGAGGCCGGACGATCGTGGCTCGTGGCCGAGGACGAAACCGGCCTGCTTGGTTTTGCCTATTACGACCAGTATCGACCGCGCACCGCCTACCGGTTCACCGCCGAGAACAGCGTGTATGTGCGCGAAGATGTCCGCGGCCAGGGCGTGGGCAAGGCCCTGGTTGCCCGATTGATCCGCGACGCGCGATCCTCCGGCTTCCGGCAGATGCTCGCGGTCATCGGCGATTCCGAAAACATCGGCTCGATCGGCGTCCACGCCAGCCTGGGATTTCAGCGCGTCGGCACCATGCGAGATGTCGGATTCAAATTCGGACGATGGCTCGATGTGATCGTCATGCAACGGAATCTCGATGAGGACGGCTGA
- a CDS encoding ArnT family glycosyltransferase, whose translation MELRGLGDAGLARAVTRNGWLAALAGVTLIRLLAAALVPLAPDEAYYWLWSQHLQPGYYDDAPLIAVWIRAGTALLGNGPLGIRLLSPLGAACGTLLIWRAGEDLFPDRKAGLIAAIMLNATLVLNAGAVITTPDTPLLLFWTATIAAAARWHASRDDRWFLAAGAMAGLAFESKYTGVLILAAVGLWLLVTAQGRAALRRPLPWCGLALAIALFMPVVWWNAVHHWVSFAKQGGRTTHLAPEDAFANFAALVGGQIGLVTPGIFLLATIGVIAALRTRTAAASLVWLSVVVPGAVFAEHVVSGAVQPNWPAIMIPGAALAAAGVATRITRRYLVPAAALGATVSALVYVQAIAAPLPLPVRRDPTALQLAGWRHLAAAVGEEARAQHLAIVAASDYGLVAELAHDAPPSLTIAGTGARWQYFGRPGLRTPTRLLLVAPSYMPRPDAPNFTDVVRLASVRRLRHGAVIETYSIYEAMFMPTEPSAVMRPSR comes from the coding sequence GTGGAATTACGCGGTCTCGGCGACGCTGGTCTGGCGCGCGCGGTGACACGGAACGGCTGGCTCGCGGCTCTCGCCGGCGTCACCCTGATCCGGCTGCTGGCGGCGGCGCTGGTGCCGCTGGCGCCTGACGAGGCGTATTACTGGCTGTGGTCGCAGCATCTGCAGCCCGGTTATTATGACGACGCGCCGCTGATCGCGGTGTGGATTCGCGCCGGAACCGCGCTGCTCGGTAACGGGCCGCTCGGCATTCGTCTACTCTCGCCCCTGGGCGCGGCGTGCGGCACCTTGCTGATCTGGCGCGCCGGGGAGGATTTGTTTCCCGATCGCAAAGCCGGGCTGATCGCCGCGATTATGCTGAACGCGACGCTGGTGCTCAACGCCGGAGCCGTGATCACGACGCCGGACACGCCGCTTCTGCTGTTCTGGACCGCGACAATCGCCGCCGCCGCGCGTTGGCACGCGAGCAGGGACGACCGGTGGTTTCTCGCCGCCGGGGCGATGGCGGGACTCGCGTTCGAGTCGAAATATACCGGCGTCCTGATCCTTGCCGCGGTCGGCCTCTGGCTGCTGGTGACTGCCCAAGGGCGGGCCGCGTTACGCCGCCCGTTGCCGTGGTGCGGTCTGGCACTCGCGATCGCGCTGTTCATGCCGGTGGTCTGGTGGAACGCGGTGCATCACTGGGTCAGCTTCGCCAAGCAGGGGGGGCGGACGACGCATCTCGCACCGGAAGACGCGTTTGCTAATTTTGCCGCTCTGGTCGGCGGGCAGATCGGGCTGGTCACGCCGGGGATTTTCCTGCTGGCGACGATCGGCGTGATCGCGGCGCTGCGCACCCGCACGGCGGCGGCGAGTCTGGTCTGGTTGAGCGTGGTGGTGCCGGGCGCGGTGTTCGCCGAGCATGTCGTTTCGGGCGCGGTGCAACCGAACTGGCCCGCGATCATGATCCCCGGTGCCGCTCTGGCTGCCGCGGGTGTCGCGACACGGATCACCCGGCGCTATCTGGTTCCGGCGGCGGCCCTGGGGGCGACCGTGTCCGCGCTGGTCTATGTTCAGGCCATCGCGGCGCCGCTGCCGTTACCAGTCCGGCGCGATCCGACCGCGTTGCAGCTTGCCGGCTGGCGGCATCTGGCGGCGGCGGTAGGGGAAGAGGCGCGGGCACAGCATCTCGCCATCGTCGCGGCGTCCGATTATGGACTGGTCGCGGAACTCGCGCATGATGCGCCGCCTTCCCTCACCATAGCCGGTACCGGCGCGCGCTGGCAGTATTTTGGCCGACCGGGGCTGCGCACGCCGACCCGTCTGCTGCTGGTCGCGCCATCCTACATGCCCCGCCCGGATGCGCCGAACTTCACCGATGTTGTCAGGCTGGCATCGGTCCGGCGTCTGCGTCATGGTGCCGTGATCGAAACCTATTCCATCTACGAGGCGATGTTCATGCCGACCGAACCCTCCGCCGTGATGCGACCCTCCCGATGA
- a CDS encoding glycosyltransferase family 2 protein produces MNDAPGPTLCVVVPCYRERPNVAPMIASLDVALAGIDWEVMFVDDDSPDGTADEVRRIALTDRRVRCLRRVGRRGLSSAVIEGALATSAEFVAVIDGDLQHDESRLPLMLDAVRGGADLAVGSRHVGDGDAAGLASPLRERLSATGIRLARMLARAPINDPMSGFFLMRRATFEALTPRLNGQGFKILLDLMLAARAPLRVVEIPYRFRPRQAGESKLDILVLVQFAGLLIDRALGGVVPLRFLAFALVGAFGMAVNLLVTLILRRAGVHFATAQTIGTIVAMIGNFEMNNRLTYRTIRLRGGAYWRGLVLFMLVCGLGAVANIGIARALYRGDTAGLAASAVGSAIGVVWNYAVSATLVWRAR; encoded by the coding sequence GCCGGTATCGACTGGGAGGTCATGTTCGTCGATGACGACAGTCCCGACGGCACGGCCGACGAGGTGCGGCGGATCGCGCTGACCGACCGGCGGGTGCGCTGCCTGCGCCGGGTCGGGCGGCGCGGTCTGTCTTCGGCGGTGATCGAGGGTGCGCTGGCAACATCGGCGGAATTCGTCGCGGTGATCGACGGCGATCTTCAGCATGACGAGAGCCGTCTGCCGCTGATGCTCGATGCCGTGCGCGGCGGGGCGGATCTGGCGGTCGGGAGCCGCCATGTCGGCGATGGCGACGCGGCGGGCCTGGCATCGCCGCTGCGCGAGCGGCTCTCGGCAACCGGAATCCGGCTGGCCCGGATGCTCGCCCGCGCGCCGATCAACGACCCGATGAGCGGTTTTTTCCTGATGCGTCGCGCGACCTTCGAGGCATTGACGCCGCGCCTGAACGGGCAGGGGTTCAAGATCCTGCTCGATCTGATGCTGGCGGCACGCGCGCCGCTGCGTGTGGTCGAGATCCCCTACCGGTTTCGCCCGCGCCAGGCCGGGGAAAGCAAGCTCGATATTCTGGTTCTGGTCCAGTTCGCGGGGTTGCTGATCGATCGGGCGCTGGGCGGGGTGGTGCCGTTGCGATTTCTCGCCTTCGCCCTGGTGGGGGCGTTCGGCATGGCGGTGAACCTGCTGGTGACCCTGATCCTGCGACGCGCCGGGGTTCATTTCGCGACGGCACAGACCATCGGCACGATCGTAGCCATGATCGGCAATTTCGAGATGAACAACCGCCTGACTTACCGCACGATCCGTTTGCGGGGCGGGGCGTATTGGCGGGGGCTGGTGCTGTTCATGCTGGTGTGCGGCCTGGGTGCGGTCGCCAATATCGGTATCGCGCGCGCGCTGTATCGCGGCGATACCGCAGGTCTTGCGGCCAGCGCGGTCGGGTCCGCGATCGGCGTGGTGTGGAATTACGCGGTCTCGGCGACGCTGGTCTGGCGCGCGCGGTGA
- the motA gene encoding flagellar motor stator protein MotA, whose amino-acid sequence MLSLGGVAFLLVCVFGVFIFTGGAIGPLMSSMPMEFITIGGAAIGTFIAGNSLHDIKHTLADFKKVLKGGSFRKTDYTDLLCLLFYLVRLASTKGAMALEAHIERPEESPVFQHFPRILKNHHATAIVCDYLRMVGMNADDPHQIEDVMARELRKTLVEELHGAHTLQIMADGLPALGIVAAVLGVIKTMAHINQPPAILGEMIGEALTGTFLGVLLAYGVAAPLSTRIRGVVEEDSRYFEVIRAVLVAHLHGNAPQVSVEIGRKMVPNMYMPSFAELEESVQNLKVGA is encoded by the coding sequence ATGCTGAGTTTGGGAGGTGTCGCGTTTCTCCTCGTTTGCGTATTCGGGGTTTTCATCTTCACCGGCGGCGCGATCGGGCCGCTGATGAGTTCCATGCCCATGGAATTCATCACGATCGGAGGGGCCGCGATCGGTACCTTCATTGCCGGAAATTCTCTGCATGACATCAAGCACACTCTGGCGGATTTCAAGAAAGTCCTGAAGGGCGGTTCGTTCCGGAAAACCGACTATACCGACCTGCTGTGTCTGCTGTTCTATCTGGTGCGGCTCGCATCGACCAAGGGAGCGATGGCGTTGGAAGCGCATATCGAGCGCCCCGAGGAAAGCCCGGTATTCCAGCATTTTCCGCGTATCCTGAAAAACCATCACGCGACGGCCATTGTCTGCGATTATCTGCGCATGGTCGGGATGAATGCCGATGACCCGCATCAGATCGAGGACGTGATGGCGCGCGAGTTACGCAAGACGCTGGTCGAGGAGCTTCACGGCGCGCATACGCTTCAGATCATGGCCGATGGTCTGCCCGCACTGGGTATCGTCGCCGCCGTACTCGGCGTCATCAAGACCATGGCGCACATCAATCAGCCGCCCGCAATTCTGGGTGAGATGATTGGCGAAGCCCTGACCGGCACATTTCTCGGCGTCCTTCTGGCCTATGGGGTCGCAGCCCCGCTATCGACCCGGATTCGCGGCGTCGTGGAGGAAGATTCGCGCTATTTCGAGGTCATCAGGGCCGTTCTGGTGGCTCATCTGCATGGGAATGCACCGCAGGTCAGCGTCGAGATCGGCCGGAAGATGGTGCCCAACATGTATATGCCGAGCTTCGCAGAACTCGAGGAGTCGGTACAGAATCTCAAGGTGGGGGCGTGA
- a CDS encoding threonine ammonia-lyase: MTPPTPDDVLRAHRLIAPHIVRTPTLRSPVLDEATGAQVFVKAEPLQRTGSFKLRGATNALLNLPEAVRAHGVVAYSSGNHGQAVACAAAALGMTATIVMPGDAPAIKRVATARWGARIVDYDRRTDDRAAIAQAIAAKTGATLIPPFEHPDVIAGQGTLALELVADAEAAGMALDLVLVCTGGGGLTAGCALALEAVSSRTRLIGVEPEGWDDTARSLRAGSIVANDGTGSPLCDALMAMAPGDLTFSINRRRLAGMVAVDEPAILRAIGFAVGQLKLIVEPGGSVALAAALTGAVPLAGLRVGVVLSGGNIDPAVLVRALKIA; this comes from the coding sequence ATGACGCCGCCGACGCCGGATGATGTGCTGCGCGCACATCGCCTGATCGCCCCGCATATCGTGCGCACCCCGACGCTGCGCTCGCCGGTGCTCGATGAGGCAACCGGCGCGCAGGTGTTCGTGAAGGCCGAACCGTTGCAGCGCACGGGCAGCTTTAAGTTGCGCGGTGCGACGAACGCCCTGCTCAACCTGCCCGAGGCGGTGCGGGCGCACGGCGTGGTGGCCTATTCCTCGGGCAATCATGGTCAGGCGGTCGCTTGCGCGGCGGCGGCGCTCGGAATGACGGCAACGATCGTGATGCCGGGCGACGCACCGGCGATCAAGCGGGTCGCCACCGCGCGCTGGGGGGCGCGAATCGTAGATTACGACCGCCGCACCGATGATCGTGCCGCCATTGCGCAGGCGATCGCGGCGAAGACCGGTGCAACCCTGATCCCGCCCTTCGAGCATCCGGACGTGATCGCCGGGCAAGGGACGCTGGCGCTCGAACTGGTGGCGGATGCCGAGGCGGCAGGTATGGCGCTCGACCTCGTTCTCGTCTGCACCGGCGGCGGCGGATTGACCGCCGGTTGCGCCCTCGCGCTGGAAGCCGTCTCGTCGCGCACGCGGTTGATCGGCGTGGAACCCGAGGGCTGGGACGATACCGCCCGCTCCCTGCGCGCGGGCAGCATCGTCGCCAATGACGGCACGGGCTCGCCGTTATGCGATGCCTTGATGGCGATGGCGCCTGGCGATTTGACGTTTTCGATCAACCGCCGCCGTCTCGCGGGCATGGTCGCGGTGGACGAACCCGCCATTCTGCGCGCGATCGGCTTTGCGGTTGGTCAGTTGAAACTGATCGTCGAACCGGGCGGTAGCGTGGCATTGGCCGCGGCGCTCACCGGGGCGGTGCCGCTGGCGGGGCTCCGTGTGGGGGTGGTGTTATCGGGGGGCAATATCGATCCTGCCGTCCTCGTCCGGGCACTTAAAATCGCTTGA
- a CDS encoding flagellar motor protein MotB — translation MAIRKSRTGKAGNQAVNIIIRRHENVDAPHHGGAWKVAYADFVTAMMAFFLLMWLINATTQAQRIGLADYFSQANVLNRGASGEGKPFGGRTPFDHGALTSDLGAVRVTVGHNPVSHTVPHVPQGRQIRPLTVSGNQLENQSGPQPGTQHPGAGPAEQASMAPVAPVPASAAALAAGGLAAGNLGQRRFTAAATAMKQAIAADPALKPVSHQISITQTPRGLEIQIMDAHKRPMFRLGSAEPNPMTQDLIRKITPILARLGDRIRISGYTDATPYLIPGHSNWDLSVDRANATRQLMEQSGLPKVLISAVAGYADRRLLIPAQPKAAANRRVAILVLRPAPDTGVKNHGAPAP, via the coding sequence ATGGCGATACGGAAATCACGAACCGGCAAGGCAGGTAATCAGGCGGTCAATATCATCATCCGCCGGCATGAAAATGTCGATGCGCCGCATCACGGCGGGGCATGGAAGGTCGCCTACGCGGATTTCGTGACCGCGATGATGGCATTTTTCCTCCTCATGTGGCTGATCAACGCGACGACCCAGGCTCAGCGGATCGGGCTCGCCGATTATTTCAGCCAGGCGAATGTGCTCAATCGTGGTGCCTCCGGCGAAGGCAAGCCGTTTGGCGGGCGGACCCCGTTCGATCATGGGGCGCTGACCTCCGATCTCGGGGCGGTGAGGGTGACTGTGGGTCATAATCCCGTCTCGCACACAGTTCCTCACGTGCCGCAGGGGCGGCAGATCCGGCCATTGACGGTCAGTGGTAATCAACTCGAAAACCAGTCCGGACCACAGCCGGGTACGCAGCATCCCGGAGCCGGGCCGGCTGAACAAGCGAGTATGGCACCGGTCGCTCCGGTACCGGCGTCGGCTGCGGCTTTGGCCGCGGGCGGGCTTGCCGCGGGCAATCTGGGCCAGCGCCGGTTCACCGCCGCCGCCACCGCGATGAAGCAGGCGATCGCCGCCGACCCGGCGCTGAAGCCGGTCTCGCATCAGATCAGCATTACCCAGACCCCGCGCGGTCTCGAAATCCAGATCATGGATGCGCACAAGCGGCCGATGTTCCGGCTCGGTTCGGCGGAGCCCAACCCGATGACGCAGGATCTGATCCGCAAGATCACTCCAATTCTGGCACGGCTCGGTGACCGGATCAGGATCTCCGGCTACACCGATGCAACGCCGTATCTCATTCCCGGTCACAGCAACTGGGATCTCTCAGTCGATCGCGCCAACGCGACGCGGCAATTGATGGAACAGTCCGGCCTGCCGAAAGTGCTGATCAGCGCCGTTGCCGGCTATGCCGATCGGCGGCTGCTGATACCGGCCCAGCCGAAGGCGGCGGCCAACCGGCGTGTTGCAATTCTGGTGCTGCGACCCGCACCGGACACTGGGGTCAAAAACCATGGGGCTCCCGCGCCATGA